A window from Glandiceps talaboti chromosome 15, keGlaTala1.1, whole genome shotgun sequence encodes these proteins:
- the LOC144446589 gene encoding uncharacterized protein LOC144446589 encodes MAKFILLVIFLAVSSAIQSVKTCETQESEEEMKLFREWGYALNIDVIKRGQELEKEYKTLEEVHATTKPAGLGSTFLVDDVEISREKLPPTSAVKSVVSRLNQKVESCFHSNANIVSRGDFHGLVGAVHEAYHNHYPLVLSPDMIWLGIMQGLSTHINENSDKLRKKFVEHEGKKEIKVRRDDFVKGSATNPWPEVFSEFSGKIKDEIGEKTYSLITPDFTTTGPLEKAVTDIVLMEAMQSFFDYTLLTLCGIPSITLQGTTEDWVAIRDKTAKLEQYDLKWWTDHLLPVLDQFVNASKGEVDRSFWSSIYKYHQQTSGTPMVTGWIATLFPYDSDNRQNTVLGEWSNHKGVTLGLDDAMTTDDFPTGLSAAPFIWEYFDEEFKMKFIGGFMGYSQDSESLVLRPELGWAVVENTNV; translated from the exons ATGGCGAAGTTTATACTGCTGGTGATATTCCTTGCTGTTTCTTCTGCGATTCAATCAGTGAAGACGTGTGAAACCCAG GAAAGTGAAGAAGAGATGAAACTTTTTAGAGAATGGGGATACGCTTTGAATATTGATGTCATAAAGAGAGGGCAAGAACTTGAGAAAGAATACAAGACTTTGGAAGAAGTGCATGCTACAACAAAACCAGCAG GCCTAGGATCAACGTTTCTGGTTGACGATGTCGAAATCTCTCGAGAAAAGCTCCCGCCAACATCAGCTGTGAAAAGCGTAGTAAGCCGTCTCAATCAGAAAGTTGAAAGTTGTTTTCATAGTAATGCAAATATTGTGAGTCGAGGTGACTTTCATGGTTTGGTTGGAGCTGTCCATGAGGCTTACCACAATCATTATCCTCTTGTGTTGAGTCCTGATATGATATGGCTGGGTATCATGCAAGGGTTGTCTACACACATCAATGAAAATTCTGATAAATTAAGAAAGAAGTTTGTTGAACATGAAGGGAAGAAAGAGATAAAAGTCAGACGAGATGATTTCGTGAAAGGTTCAGCCACCAATCCTTGGCCTGAGGTCTTTTCTGAATTCTCTGGCAAGATCAAAGATGAAATTGGAGAGAAGACATACAGTTTGATTACTCCTGATTTCACTACCACTGGTCCATTGGAGAAGGCAGTCACTGATATTGTCTTAATGGAAGCAATGCAGTCCTTCTTTGATTACACTTTACTTACGTTGTGTGGTATACCTTCTATTACACTGCAAGGTACAACTGAAGACTGGGTGGCTATAAGAGACAAGACTGCAAAATTGGAACAGTATGATCTGAAATGGTGGACTGATCATCTCTTACCAGTTTTGGACCAATTTGTCAATGCGTCAAAGGGAGAAGTGGATAGGTCTTTCTGGTCAAGCATTTATAAG TACCATCAACAGACGTCAGGAACGCCTATGGTAACTGGATGGATTGCAACTTTGTTTCCATATGACAGTGACAACCGTCAAAATACAGTGCTAGGCGAGTGGTCAAATCATAAAGGTGTGACTTTGGGTCTGGATGACGCAATGACTACCGATGACTTTCCCACGGGGTTGTCTGCAGCCCCATTCATATGGGAATACTTTGATGAGGAGTTCAAGATGAAGTTCATTGGTGGTTTCATGGGTTACTCCCAAGATTCAGAATCGTTGGTTCTGAGACCCGAGTTGGGCTGGGCTGTGGTTGAAAAcacaaatgtttaa